One window of the Cryptomeria japonica chromosome 7, Sugi_1.0, whole genome shotgun sequence genome contains the following:
- the LOC131059665 gene encoding non-specific lipid transfer protein GPI-anchored 16, producing MAGGSFISAMAVIVILAGAGISDVAGQSCFNAALSLTPCLNYITGSSNGSPGGSPTKQCCDAVGVVLNGGVECFCQVITTSNPLGFINRTLALNVPGLCRIRTEPLNQCEANAGVPFLPTPEASPAPSPVDFLEPSPPVHSPAPRDSSSAVYRPAETPSEAISPTSHPLSRGKESSGSYLTRTDLFLSVVGILAGLISASVLS from the exons ATGGCGGGAGGATCATTTATTTCAGCCATGGCCGTGATTGTCATCCTAGCTGGAGCTGGAATAAGTGATGTGGCAGGCCAGTCATGTTTCAACGCAGCGCTTAGTCTGACGCCGTGTTTAAATTACATCACGGGAAGCAGCAACGGCAGTCCCGGTGGTAGTCCAACTAAGCAGTGCTGTGACGCCGTTGGCGTGGTTCTCAATGGCGGAGTGGAGTGCTTTTGCCAGGTCATTACCACGAGTAATCCACTCGGCTTTATTAACCGTACCCTGGCGTTAAACGTTCCAGGCTTGTGCAGGATCAGAACAGAGCCTCTGAATCAATGCGAAG CAAACGCTGGCGTTCCGTTCTTGCCTACTCCTG AGGCAAGCCCTGCGCCGTCACCAGTGGATTTTCTGGAACCTTCTCCGCCGGTACATTCTCCCGCGCCGAGAGATTCTTCCTCGGCAGTTTACCGCCCTGCAGAAACTCCATCCGAAGCTATTTCCCCTACCAGTCATCCTCTCAGTCGAGGGAAAGAATCTAGCGGAAGTTACCTCACCAGAACAGATTTGTTCCTGTCTGTAGTCGGAATTTTAGCAGGACTGATATCCGCCAGCGTTCTAAGCTAA